A region of Nocardioides alkalitolerans DNA encodes the following proteins:
- a CDS encoding DoxX family protein — MTSTDVQPLSPTARGLAAAFAVSGVVHLVRPETFAPLMPKALPAHTELIKGSGVAELACAAGLLHPRTRRAAGLASAALLVGVFPGNVTMAWRARRSRNAAYRWGTVARLPLQVPLVRAALRAGR, encoded by the coding sequence ATGACCTCGACCGACGTCCAGCCGCTCAGCCCGACCGCCCGCGGGCTCGCCGCCGCCTTCGCCGTCTCCGGCGTCGTCCACCTCGTGCGCCCCGAGACCTTCGCGCCGCTGATGCCGAAGGCCCTGCCCGCGCACACCGAGCTCATCAAGGGGTCCGGCGTGGCCGAGCTGGCGTGCGCCGCGGGGCTGCTCCACCCCCGCACGCGGCGGGCGGCCGGCCTGGCCAGCGCGGCGCTCCTGGTCGGCGTGTTCCCGGGCAACGTCACGATGGCCTGGCGGGCCCGCCGGAGCCGCAACGCGGCGTACCGCTGGGGCACCGTCGCGCGCCTGCCCCTGCAGGTGCCGCTCGTGCGCGCCGCCCTGCGCGCCGGGCGCTGA
- a CDS encoding DUF4439 domain-containing protein yields the protein MTTEALQTALEAEHAAVWLYALLGARTSASAEPELHTALTSAYVAHRARRDTLAALVLDDGAEPVAAAASYVAPTPLTTSDEVRAAAVAAEGAAAATYGFVVASTSGERRRTAVAALRDAAVRGLGFGGGAEDLPGAD from the coding sequence ATGACGACCGAGGCGCTCCAGACCGCCCTCGAGGCCGAGCACGCGGCCGTCTGGCTCTACGCCCTGCTCGGCGCGCGGACGTCCGCCTCGGCCGAGCCGGAGCTCCACACCGCCCTCACGAGCGCGTACGTCGCCCATCGCGCCCGCCGCGACACCCTCGCCGCCCTCGTGCTCGACGACGGGGCGGAGCCTGTGGCGGCCGCCGCCTCGTACGTCGCGCCGACACCCCTGACGACGTCCGACGAGGTACGGGCGGCGGCCGTCGCTGCGGAGGGGGCCGCAGCCGCGACGTACGGGTTCGTGGTGGCGAGCACCAGCGGCGAGCGGCGCCGCACGGCCGTGGCCGCGCTGCGGGACGCCGCCGTGCGCGGTCTCGGCTTCGGCGGCGGCGCCGAGGACCTGCCCGGCGCGGACTGA
- a CDS encoding acetyl-CoA hydrolase/transferase family protein, with protein MGHSDRITCPVLSTRVTTAEEAARHVEHGMSVGISGFTGAGHPKAVPGALADRIAVAHDRGEDFRIGLWSGASTAPEVDGRLAEVHGLDKRLPYNGDPTLRRLINSGEVDYVDAHLSHTAQQAWFGFYGPLDLAIVEVAAVLPNGLLVPGSSVGNNKAWLERAEKVVLEVNHWQPRDLEGFHDVYYGTALPPHRLPIQMTHPMQRIGDPYLRVDPAKVVAVVETNAPDRNSPLSAPDDASRDMAGFLVDFLRHEVAAGRIPPSLLPLQSGVGNVANAVMEGLLTAEFTGMTAFTEVIQDGLLDLLDAGKLDAVSATSFGLSEDGARRFLADPGHYKGRILLRSQEISNHPELVRRLGVIAINGMIEADVYGNVNSTHLMGSAIMNGIGGSGDFARNAYLNFFVSPSTAKGGSISSIVPMVSHVDHTEHDVHVLVTERGLADLRGLSPTDRADRVIEHCAHPDYADRLRDYVDRAKASRPEARHTPHLLDEALGWHRAFLRDGRM; from the coding sequence ATGGGCCACTCGGACCGCATCACCTGCCCCGTCCTGTCCACGCGCGTCACGACGGCCGAGGAGGCGGCGCGGCACGTCGAGCACGGCATGTCGGTCGGCATCAGCGGCTTCACCGGCGCCGGGCACCCCAAGGCCGTGCCCGGTGCGCTGGCCGACCGGATCGCGGTCGCCCACGACCGCGGGGAGGACTTCCGCATCGGGCTGTGGTCGGGGGCCTCCACCGCGCCCGAGGTCGACGGACGTCTCGCCGAGGTGCACGGGCTCGACAAGCGGCTGCCCTACAACGGCGACCCGACCCTGCGGCGGCTCATCAACTCCGGCGAGGTCGACTACGTCGACGCCCACCTCTCCCACACCGCCCAGCAGGCGTGGTTCGGCTTCTACGGTCCGCTGGACCTCGCGATCGTCGAGGTCGCGGCCGTGCTGCCCAACGGGCTCCTCGTCCCCGGCAGCTCGGTCGGCAACAACAAGGCGTGGCTGGAGCGGGCCGAGAAGGTCGTGCTCGAGGTCAACCACTGGCAGCCGCGGGACCTCGAGGGGTTCCACGACGTCTACTACGGCACCGCCCTGCCGCCGCACCGGCTGCCGATCCAGATGACGCACCCCATGCAGCGGATCGGCGACCCCTACCTGCGGGTCGACCCCGCGAAGGTGGTCGCGGTCGTGGAGACGAACGCCCCCGACCGCAACTCCCCGCTCAGCGCGCCCGACGACGCCTCGCGCGACATGGCGGGCTTCCTCGTCGACTTCCTGCGCCACGAGGTCGCCGCCGGCCGCATCCCGCCGAGCCTGCTGCCGCTGCAATCGGGGGTGGGCAACGTGGCCAACGCGGTGATGGAGGGCCTGCTCACGGCGGAGTTCACCGGCATGACCGCCTTCACCGAGGTCATCCAGGACGGGCTGCTCGACCTGCTCGACGCCGGCAAGCTCGACGCGGTGTCGGCGACCTCCTTCGGTCTGTCCGAGGACGGGGCCCGACGCTTCCTCGCCGACCCCGGGCACTACAAGGGCCGGATCCTGCTGCGCAGCCAGGAGATCTCCAACCACCCGGAGCTCGTGCGCCGGCTCGGGGTGATCGCGATCAACGGGATGATCGAGGCGGACGTCTACGGCAACGTCAACTCCACCCACCTCATGGGCAGCGCGATCATGAACGGCATCGGGGGCAGCGGGGACTTCGCCCGCAACGCCTACCTCAACTTCTTCGTCTCGCCCTCGACGGCAAAGGGCGGCAGCATCTCGTCGATCGTCCCGATGGTCAGCCACGTCGACCACACGGAGCACGACGTGCACGTGCTCGTGACCGAGCGCGGCCTGGCGGACCTCCGCGGGCTCTCGCCGACCGACCGGGCAGACCGCGTCATCGAGCACTGCGCGCACCCGGACTACGCCGATCGGCTCCGCGACTACGTCGACCGGGCGAAGGCGTCCCGGCCCGAGGCCCGGCACACCCCCCACCTGCTGGACGAGGCCCTGGGATGGCACCGGGCGTTCCTCCGCGACGGCCGGATGTGA
- a CDS encoding proline--tRNA ligase, which produces MILRMSQLFVRTLRDDPADAEVPSHRLLVRAGYIRRAAPGIYTWLPLGLRVYRKVEQIVRDEMDAIGAQELQFPALLPKEPYEATNRWTEYGDGIFRLQDRKGADYLLGPTHEEMFTLTVKDLYSSYKDLPVWLYQIQTKYRDEARPRAGLMRGREFVMKDSYSFDVDDAGLERSYEAHRSAYVRIFDRLGFDYAIVKATSGAMGGSRSEEFLARLDVGEDTYVRSPGGYAANVEAVTTPAPDPLPYDDVPAAHAEDTPATPTIATLVDHLNEAFPREDRPWTAADTLKNVLLMLTHPDGTREPLAVGLPGDREVDQKRLEGQLEPIEVAPMTDEELKEFPALVKGYIGPAHEGRTILGEESESGIRYLVDPRVVTGTRWVTGANVEGQHVIDLVAGRDFTPDGTIEAAEVRAGDPAPDGSGPLELARGIEMGHVFQLGRKYAEALGLKVLDENGKLVTVTMGSYGIGVSRAVPVIAEYNHDEAGLVWPREVAPADVHVVAAGKGEELFAAAERISAELSAAGLDVVYDDRAGKVSPGVKFKDAELIGIPTIVVVGKGLADGVVEIKDRRSGDREEVAIDAVVERTLAAVRG; this is translated from the coding sequence ATGATCCTGCGCATGTCCCAGCTGTTCGTCCGCACGCTCCGCGACGACCCCGCCGACGCGGAGGTGCCGAGCCACCGGCTGCTGGTCCGCGCGGGTTACATCCGTCGTGCCGCGCCGGGCATCTACACCTGGCTGCCGCTGGGCCTGCGCGTCTACCGCAAGGTCGAGCAGATCGTGCGCGACGAGATGGACGCCATCGGTGCGCAGGAGCTGCAGTTCCCCGCGCTGCTGCCCAAGGAGCCCTACGAGGCGACGAACCGGTGGACGGAGTACGGCGACGGCATCTTCCGCCTGCAGGACCGCAAGGGCGCCGATTACCTCCTCGGTCCCACCCACGAGGAGATGTTCACCCTCACGGTGAAGGACCTCTACTCGTCCTACAAGGACCTGCCCGTCTGGCTCTACCAGATCCAGACGAAGTACCGCGACGAGGCGCGTCCCCGCGCCGGCCTCATGCGCGGCCGCGAGTTCGTCATGAAGGACTCCTACTCCTTCGACGTCGACGACGCCGGCCTGGAGCGGTCCTACGAGGCCCACCGCTCGGCGTACGTCCGCATCTTCGACCGCCTCGGCTTCGACTACGCGATCGTGAAGGCGACGTCCGGCGCGATGGGCGGCTCGCGGAGCGAGGAGTTCCTCGCGCGGCTCGACGTGGGCGAGGACACCTACGTGCGCAGCCCCGGGGGGTACGCCGCGAACGTCGAGGCCGTCACGACCCCGGCGCCCGACCCCCTGCCGTACGACGACGTGCCCGCCGCCCACGCCGAGGACACGCCCGCGACCCCGACCATCGCGACGCTGGTCGACCACCTCAACGAGGCGTTTCCCCGCGAGGACCGGCCCTGGACCGCCGCGGACACGCTGAAGAACGTGCTGCTCATGCTGACGCACCCCGACGGCACCCGGGAGCCGCTCGCCGTGGGTCTGCCCGGTGACCGCGAGGTCGACCAGAAGCGGCTCGAGGGCCAGCTCGAGCCGATCGAGGTGGCCCCCATGACCGACGAGGAGCTGAAGGAGTTCCCGGCGCTGGTCAAGGGCTACATCGGTCCCGCGCACGAGGGCCGCACCATCCTGGGCGAGGAGTCCGAGTCGGGGATCCGCTACCTGGTCGACCCCCGCGTCGTCACGGGCACGCGCTGGGTGACCGGCGCGAACGTCGAGGGCCAGCACGTCATCGACCTCGTCGCCGGCCGTGACTTCACCCCCGACGGCACCATCGAGGCCGCCGAGGTCCGCGCCGGCGACCCCGCCCCCGACGGGTCCGGTCCGCTCGAGCTCGCCCGCGGCATCGAGATGGGCCACGTGTTCCAGCTCGGCCGCAAGTACGCCGAGGCCCTCGGCCTCAAGGTGCTCGACGAGAACGGGAAGCTCGTGACGGTGACCATGGGCTCCTACGGCATCGGCGTCTCCCGGGCCGTCCCCGTCATCGCGGAGTACAACCACGACGAGGCCGGTCTCGTGTGGCCCCGTGAGGTGGCCCCGGCGGACGTGCACGTGGTCGCGGCGGGCAAGGGCGAGGAGCTCTTCGCCGCCGCGGAGCGGATCAGCGCCGAGCTGTCGGCCGCGGGGCTCGACGTCGTCTACGACGACCGGGCCGGCAAGGTCAGCCCCGGCGTGAAGTTCAAGGACGCCGAGCTCATCGGCATCCCGACGATCGTCGTGGTCGGCAAGGGCCTGGCGGACGGCGTGGTGGAGATCAAGGACCGCCGGAGCGGCGACCGCGAGGAGGTCGCGATCGACGCCGTGGTCGAGCGCACCCTCGCCGCCGTCCGCGGCTGA
- the nusA gene encoding transcription termination factor NusA, which translates to MDIDMSLLRVLEREKEIPFDVLVEAIEQALLTAYQKSPGASSKARVDLDRKSGRARVLATELDDEGNPVGEFDDTPAGFGRIAATTAKQIMLQRLRDAEDEIKFGEFSGREGDIVSGVIQQGRNPDDVMVDLGRLEALLPPGERVPGERYVHGERIKCFVVSVRKGMRGPQVTLSRTHPHLVTKLFALEVPEIADGTVEIAAIAREAGHRSKIAVRTTVPGVNAKGACIGPVGQRVRNVMSELNGEKIDIVDWADDPARLVANALSPAQVTSVTVVDAAARAARVVVPDFQLSLAIGKEGQNARLAARLTGWRIDIRSDEETPEDAPEIAPESGSATED; encoded by the coding sequence ATGGACATCGACATGAGCCTCCTGCGCGTCCTCGAGCGCGAGAAGGAGATCCCCTTCGACGTGCTCGTCGAGGCCATCGAGCAGGCCCTGCTGACGGCCTACCAGAAGTCCCCGGGCGCGAGCTCCAAGGCGCGGGTCGACCTCGACCGCAAGTCCGGCCGGGCCCGCGTGCTCGCGACGGAGCTGGACGACGAGGGCAACCCGGTGGGCGAGTTCGACGACACCCCCGCCGGCTTCGGTCGCATCGCTGCGACGACGGCGAAGCAGATCATGCTGCAGCGCCTGCGGGACGCCGAGGACGAGATCAAGTTCGGCGAGTTCTCCGGCCGTGAGGGCGACATCGTCTCCGGCGTCATCCAGCAGGGCCGCAACCCCGACGACGTGATGGTGGACCTCGGACGCCTCGAGGCGCTGCTGCCGCCGGGCGAGCGGGTGCCGGGGGAGCGGTACGTGCACGGCGAGCGCATCAAATGCTTCGTCGTCTCGGTGCGCAAGGGCATGCGCGGCCCGCAGGTCACGCTGTCGCGGACCCACCCCCACCTCGTCACCAAGCTGTTCGCCCTCGAGGTGCCGGAGATCGCCGACGGCACCGTCGAGATCGCGGCGATCGCCCGCGAGGCCGGTCACCGCTCCAAGATCGCGGTGCGCACCACCGTGCCCGGCGTCAACGCCAAGGGCGCCTGCATCGGCCCCGTCGGCCAGCGCGTGCGCAACGTGATGTCGGAGCTGAACGGCGAGAAGATCGACATCGTCGACTGGGCCGACGACCCCGCGCGTCTCGTGGCCAACGCCCTGTCGCCCGCCCAGGTGACGAGCGTGACCGTCGTCGACGCGGCCGCGCGCGCCGCCCGTGTGGTCGTGCCCGACTTCCAGCTCTCCCTCGCCATCGGCAAGGAGGGGCAGAACGCCCGGCTCGCCGCGCGGCTGACCGGCTGGCGCATCGACATCCGCTCCGACGAGGAGACCCCGGAGGACGCACCGGAGATCGCTCCGGAGAGCGGCTCCGCGACCGAGGACTGA
- a CDS encoding DUF6318 family protein, whose translation MVGLVVGTSLLAACTGGGGGAEEGASEAPSSPSSPVVSSSSEAAVPVLPDEARGDDDAAAVAFVEHWVELVNYSAISGDVSAIEQITGAECEVCQSLYASMDGQPLSSTDGAWSTVDLETRGPVPDDPVPSDLVVTGDVDISGSESSPFGSLALGLTQDENGWSVSWLLTEQY comes from the coding sequence TTGGTCGGACTCGTCGTCGGTACGTCGCTGCTCGCGGCGTGCACCGGGGGCGGGGGTGGTGCGGAAGAGGGTGCGTCGGAGGCGCCGTCGTCGCCGTCGTCGCCGGTGGTGTCTTCTTCGTCGGAGGCGGCCGTTCCGGTGCTGCCGGACGAGGCGCGGGGCGACGACGACGCGGCCGCCGTGGCGTTCGTGGAGCACTGGGTGGAGCTGGTGAACTACTCAGCTATCTCGGGGGACGTGTCTGCTATCGAACAAATCACCGGCGCCGAATGCGAGGTCTGCCAGTCGCTGTACGCGTCGATGGACGGTCAACCGCTTTCATCGACTGACGGCGCATGGTCGACGGTTGACCTCGAGACCCGTGGGCCGGTTCCCGACGACCCTGTCCCGTCCGATCTAGTGGTCACTGGGGACGTGGACATCAGCGGCTCAGAGTCCTCGCCATTCGGCTCGCTCGCATTGGGGCTCACGCAGGATGAGAACGGCTGGAGCGTCTCGTGGCTTCTCACCGAGCAGTACTGA
- a CDS encoding PKD domain-containing protein, which produces MAARQSYVDASICLPSSIAGLTLGNICAGRTACDENTLGRYLQNPYLATGTGRPTNCTPTPGEDPAAVVNAAVYQAFREVPLPETVLHIQPPDGTTLVNLETNFFTTAEPFTTTLTVLGYTVDLDITPTIYTWDFGDGTTTTTTTPGAPYPHLDITHAYTRTGTYPTRLTTTWSADFRVADRPWQRVQGTVDMTSPTLDLQVRQATPVLTG; this is translated from the coding sequence ATGGCTGCGCGGCAGTCCTACGTCGACGCCTCCATCTGCCTGCCCTCCTCGATCGCGGGCCTCACACTCGGCAACATCTGCGCCGGACGCACCGCCTGCGACGAGAACACCCTCGGCCGCTACCTCCAGAACCCCTACCTCGCCACCGGCACCGGACGCCCCACCAACTGCACCCCCACCCCCGGTGAGGACCCCGCCGCCGTCGTCAACGCCGCCGTCTACCAAGCCTTCCGCGAGGTACCGCTCCCCGAGACCGTCCTGCACATCCAACCCCCCGACGGCACCACCCTGGTCAACCTCGAGACCAACTTCTTCACCACCGCCGAACCCTTCACCACCACCCTCACCGTCCTGGGCTACACCGTCGACCTCGACATCACCCCCACCATCTACACCTGGGACTTCGGCGACGGCACCACCACGACCACCACCACCCCCGGCGCCCCCTACCCCCACCTCGACATCACCCACGCCTACACCCGCACCGGCACCTACCCCACCCGCCTCACCACCACCTGGTCCGCCGACTTCCGCGTCGCCGACCGCCCCTGGCAACGCGTCCAAGGCACCGTCGACATGACCAGCCCCACCCTCGACCTCCAGGTCCGCCAAGCCACCCCCGTCCTCACCGGATAG
- the rimP gene encoding ribosome maturation factor RimP codes for MSSKQDAVVGAVESAIAGPLAELGMDLEAVELTPAGKRRVLRIAVDKDGGVDLDEVAAATKAISTVLDDADVLGEQPYTLEVTSRGVDRPLTHPRHWRRNADRLVRVSLVEGGDLVGRIVGSDETGALVDPETKGAEPARVEYADIARAVVQIEFNRRRAAEEENA; via the coding sequence GTGAGCAGCAAGCAGGACGCCGTCGTCGGCGCCGTGGAGTCGGCGATCGCCGGCCCTCTCGCGGAGCTGGGGATGGACCTGGAGGCGGTGGAGCTGACGCCCGCCGGCAAGCGCAGGGTGCTGCGGATCGCGGTCGACAAGGACGGCGGGGTGGACCTCGACGAGGTCGCTGCCGCCACGAAGGCCATCTCCACGGTGCTGGACGACGCGGACGTGCTGGGCGAGCAGCCCTACACCCTCGAGGTCACCTCCCGCGGCGTGGACCGGCCCCTGACCCACCCCCGCCACTGGCGTCGCAACGCGGACCGGCTGGTGCGCGTCTCGCTCGTCGAGGGCGGCGACCTGGTCGGGCGCATCGTCGGCAGCGACGAGACCGGCGCCCTCGTGGACCCGGAGACGAAGGGCGCGGAGCCCGCCCGCGTGGAGTACGCCGACATCGCGCGCGCCGTCGTGCAGATCGAGTTCAACCGGCGGCGTGCCGCCGAGGAGGAGAACGCCTGA
- the ispG gene encoding flavodoxin-dependent (E)-4-hydroxy-3-methylbut-2-enyl-diphosphate synthase — MSSVALGMPEAPPPVLSPRRTTRQIKVGSVGVGSDHPISVQSMTTTLTSDVNATLQQIAELTASGCDIVRVACPSQDDADALPAIARKSQIPVIADIHFQPKYVFAAIEAGCAAVRVNPGNIRKFDDQVKEIAQAATDHGTSIRIGVNAGSLDKRLLEKYGKATPEALVESAVWEASLFEEHGFRDFKISVKHNDPVVMVRAYELLAEAGDWPLHLGVTEAGPAFQGTIKSATAFGALLSQGIGDTIRVSLSAPPVEEVKVGLQILESLNLRPRRLEIVSCPSCGRAQVDVYTLAEQVTAGLDGLEVPLRVAVMGCVVNGPGEAREADLGVASGNGKGQIFVKGEVIKTVPESQIVETLIEEAMRIAESMEPVEGSGAQVSVS, encoded by the coding sequence ATGAGCTCTGTCGCCCTCGGCATGCCCGAAGCCCCGCCGCCGGTGCTCAGCCCGCGCCGCACCACCCGTCAGATCAAGGTCGGTTCCGTCGGCGTCGGCAGCGACCACCCGATCTCGGTGCAGTCGATGACGACGACGCTGACGTCCGACGTCAACGCGACCCTCCAGCAGATCGCCGAGCTGACCGCCTCGGGCTGCGACATCGTGCGCGTCGCGTGCCCGAGCCAGGACGACGCCGACGCACTGCCGGCGATCGCGCGGAAGTCGCAGATCCCCGTCATCGCCGACATCCACTTCCAGCCGAAGTACGTCTTCGCCGCCATCGAGGCCGGCTGTGCCGCCGTGCGCGTCAACCCCGGCAACATCCGGAAGTTCGACGACCAGGTCAAGGAGATCGCGCAGGCGGCCACCGACCACGGCACGTCCATCCGGATCGGCGTCAACGCGGGCTCGCTCGACAAGCGCCTGCTGGAGAAGTACGGCAAGGCGACTCCCGAGGCCCTCGTGGAGTCGGCCGTCTGGGAGGCCTCGCTCTTCGAGGAGCACGGCTTCCGCGACTTCAAGATCTCGGTCAAGCACAACGACCCGGTCGTCATGGTGCGCGCCTACGAGCTGCTCGCCGAGGCCGGCGACTGGCCCCTGCACCTCGGTGTGACCGAGGCCGGCCCGGCCTTCCAGGGCACCATCAAGTCGGCGACCGCCTTCGGTGCCCTGCTCAGCCAGGGCATCGGCGACACGATCCGCGTCTCCCTCTCCGCCCCGCCGGTGGAGGAGGTCAAGGTGGGCCTGCAGATCCTCGAGTCGCTCAACCTGCGCCCCCGCCGGCTCGAGATCGTCTCCTGCCCGAGCTGCGGCCGCGCGCAGGTGGACGTCTACACGTTGGCCGAGCAGGTCACCGCGGGCCTCGACGGCCTCGAGGTACCGCTCCGCGTCGCCGTCATGGGCTGCGTCGTCAACGGGCCCGGCGAGGCCCGGGAGGCCGACCTCGGCGTCGCCTCGGGCAACGGCAAGGGCCAGATCTTCGTCAAGGGCGAGGTCATCAAGACCGTGCCCGAGAGCCAGATCGTGGAGACCCTCATCGAGGAGGCCATGCGGATCGCGGAGAGCATGGAGCCTGTCGAGGGCTCCGGCGCCCAGGTCTCCGTCTCCTGA
- a CDS encoding 2,3-butanediol dehydrogenase: MKAARYHDRGDIRIEEVPEPAVAPGTVGIEVAFCGICGTDLHEYLDGPIFVPPHGHPHPISGEAAPITLGHEMSGTVYALGEGVEDLAVGDSVVVEPYIVRDDVDTSSANDSYHLSPDMNFIGLGGRGGGLAERIVVERRWVHPVGDLPLDEAALIEPLAVGYHAFQRSGGQRGDVALITGAGPIGLLTAAVLRAEGTTVIVSEPSPLRRQKALETGVAQHVLDPTAQDVVAEVLALTDGVGADISFEATSVQPALDTLVEATKPRGVVVVVSIWGHRGELDVQKLVLKELDLRGTIAYVNSHPATIALAREGKVDLKPFITGVIGLDELVDAGFDTLIHRNETAVKILVDPRR; this comes from the coding sequence ATGAAGGCAGCGCGCTACCACGACCGGGGCGACATCCGCATCGAGGAGGTGCCGGAACCGGCGGTCGCGCCGGGCACGGTCGGCATCGAGGTCGCGTTCTGCGGCATCTGCGGGACCGACCTGCACGAGTACCTCGACGGTCCGATCTTCGTGCCCCCGCACGGCCACCCGCACCCAATCTCGGGCGAGGCGGCGCCGATCACGCTGGGGCACGAGATGTCGGGGACGGTCTACGCGCTCGGCGAGGGCGTCGAGGACCTCGCCGTCGGCGACAGCGTGGTGGTCGAGCCCTACATCGTGCGGGACGACGTCGACACGAGCAGCGCCAACGACTCCTACCACCTCTCCCCCGACATGAACTTCATCGGGCTCGGCGGCCGCGGCGGCGGCCTGGCGGAGCGCATCGTGGTGGAGCGGCGCTGGGTGCACCCCGTCGGCGACCTGCCGCTCGACGAGGCGGCGCTCATCGAGCCCCTGGCCGTGGGCTACCACGCCTTCCAGCGCTCGGGCGGGCAGCGGGGCGACGTCGCCCTCATCACCGGCGCCGGCCCGATCGGGCTCCTGACGGCGGCCGTGCTGCGGGCCGAGGGCACCACCGTCATCGTCTCGGAGCCCAGCCCGCTGCGCCGGCAGAAGGCCCTCGAGACCGGCGTCGCCCAGCACGTGCTCGACCCGACGGCGCAGGACGTCGTCGCCGAGGTGCTGGCCCTCACGGACGGGGTCGGGGCCGACATCTCCTTCGAGGCGACGAGCGTGCAGCCGGCCCTCGACACGCTCGTCGAGGCGACGAAGCCGCGGGGCGTCGTCGTCGTGGTCTCGATCTGGGGCCACCGCGGCGAGCTGGACGTGCAGAAGCTGGTGCTCAAGGAGCTCGACCTGCGGGGCACGATCGCCTACGTCAACTCCCACCCGGCCACGATCGCGCTGGCGCGCGAGGGCAAGGTCGACCTCAAGCCGTTCATCACCGGCGTCATCGGGTTGGACGAGCTCGTCGACGCCGGCTTCGACACGCTGATCCACCGCAACGAGACCGCGGTCAAGATCCTCGTCGACCCGCGGCGCTGA
- a CDS encoding GNAT family N-acetyltransferase, with product MVLTKQGVRVLGPADLDEFLALVERDPVINVFVDHRARTTRLQPRWLGGEVWGHYDSGDLVAACHVAANLVPVNADAEAVRAFAAHAPQRIRSVSTIVGPQPAVDAFWSSVSPRWGAPREIRFAQPHLEIGDAPLVAPDPEVRRTTTEDMDALYPACVAMYTEEVGVSPERGGGAELYRARVAQLVARGWSFARFDDRGRVIFKAEVACTSPHAAQVQGVWVAPEHRRAGLATAGMAAVVERVRAEIAPVVSLYVNEWNTGARLAYERVGFVETARFTTVMF from the coding sequence GTGGTGCTGACGAAGCAGGGGGTCCGGGTGCTGGGCCCGGCCGACCTCGACGAGTTCCTGGCACTCGTCGAGCGCGACCCTGTGATCAACGTCTTCGTCGACCACCGGGCCCGCACGACGCGCCTCCAGCCGCGCTGGTTGGGCGGTGAGGTGTGGGGCCACTACGACTCCGGCGACCTGGTCGCGGCGTGCCACGTCGCGGCGAACCTGGTGCCGGTCAACGCCGATGCGGAGGCGGTCCGCGCGTTCGCGGCCCACGCCCCGCAGCGCATCCGCTCCGTGTCGACCATCGTGGGTCCGCAGCCCGCGGTGGACGCCTTCTGGAGCAGCGTCTCCCCCCGCTGGGGGGCTCCGCGCGAGATCCGCTTCGCCCAGCCGCACCTGGAGATCGGCGACGCTCCCCTCGTCGCGCCCGACCCCGAGGTGCGCCGCACGACGACGGAAGACATGGACGCGCTGTACCCGGCGTGCGTGGCGATGTACACCGAGGAGGTCGGCGTCTCGCCCGAGCGCGGGGGAGGCGCGGAGCTCTACCGCGCGCGGGTGGCCCAGCTCGTCGCGCGCGGCTGGTCCTTCGCCCGCTTCGACGACCGGGGCCGCGTCATCTTCAAGGCGGAGGTGGCGTGCACGTCGCCCCACGCCGCGCAGGTGCAGGGGGTCTGGGTGGCGCCCGAGCACCGGCGCGCCGGGCTGGCGACGGCCGGCATGGCGGCCGTCGTGGAGAGGGTCCGCGCCGAGATCGCCCCGGTGGTCTCGCTCTACGTCAACGAGTGGAACACCGGGGCGCGGCTGGCCTACGAGCGCGTCGGCTTCGTCGAGACGGCGCGCTTCACGACCGTGATGTTCTGA
- a CDS encoding YlxR family protein, which yields MARGRDADAGTDGALDPLEGTGPVRTCIGCRRRATKSELLRVTVRLGADGQEVVAPDPSATAPGRGAHLHPVRECYDLAVRRKAFSRALRRGGLPVDAVGEHLDTLATTPSRSGGSTT from the coding sequence GTGGCTCGCGGTCGGGATGCTGACGCGGGTACGGACGGAGCGCTCGACCCCCTCGAGGGGACGGGCCCGGTCCGGACCTGCATCGGGTGCCGGCGACGGGCCACGAAGAGCGAGTTGTTGCGGGTGACCGTGCGGCTCGGCGCCGACGGCCAAGAGGTCGTGGCGCCGGATCCGTCGGCGACCGCACCCGGGCGGGGCGCCCACCTGCACCCCGTGCGCGAGTGCTACGACCTCGCGGTCCGGCGGAAGGCATTCTCCCGTGCCCTGCGGCGCGGAGGGCTGCCCGTCGACGCCGTGGGGGAGCACCTCGACACGCTCGCCACCACCCCCTCGCGGAGCGGTGGAAGCACGACCTGA